In one window of Carassius auratus strain Wakin chromosome 28, ASM336829v1, whole genome shotgun sequence DNA:
- the LOC113047201 gene encoding zona pellucida sperm-binding protein 3-like: MGFGQVGFGLVFLFVLGFSEAQWRPSERSDWTPGDFMPRAKVQKTDSRMPQIPKKHGPSKPASAPQRFPVQTPAKSDFRRPSQDVFGVQSKEQMLGPVTKLTWQFPSLPEEPQQPVIPFDPRHFVPPNSIAAQCREGSIYVEVKKDFFGIGKLVSSSALTLGGCTATGEDPSAQVLVFESGLHECGSVVMVTNDELVYTFKLLHTPQEASLGVPIVRSISAVVGIECHYSRKHNVSSDSLVPSWVPYTSMEAAEEVLVFSLKLMTDDWRFERPSNQYFLGDIINLEASVLSYSHVPIRVFVDRCVATIVPDVTSVPRYSFIENNGCLVDAKLTGSRSHFMPRTQGDKLQLQLEAFRFQQPDSGLVYITCMVKVAVATTTPNPEQKACSFSANGWVSADGSDQVCGCCDSTCSTRRGSDQPHKDLWWDKSSVGPISVKKSGHGQN, from the exons ATGGGGTTTGGGCAAGTTGGATTTGGATTGGTGTTCCTTTTTGTGCTGGGATTTTCTGAAGCACAGTGGCGTCCCAGCGAGAGAAGTGATTGGACTCCAGGCGACTTTATGCCTAGGGCAAAAGTTCAGAAGACCGACTCTAGGATGCCTCAAATTCCCAAGAAACATGGCCCCAGTAAACCTGCATCTGCCCCACAAAGATTTCCTGTCCAAACACCAGCCAAGAGTGACTTTAGGAGGCCTTCTCAAGATGTTTTTGGTGTTCAGTCAAAAGAACAGATGCTGGGTCCAGTGACAAAACTGACCTGGCAGTTTCCAAGCCTGCCAGAAGAACCACAGCAGCCAGTCATCCCTTTTGATCCGCGTCACTTTGTCCCTCCCAACAGCATCGCGGCTCAGTGTAGAGAGGGTTCCATATATGTGGAAGTCAAGAAAGACTTCTTTGGGATTGGGAAGCTAGTGAGCTCTTCTGCTCTTACACTGGGAGGCTGTACTGCAACTGGAGAAGATCCTTCTGCTCAAGTGCTTGTCTTTGAGTCTGGATTGCATGAATGTGGCAGTGTAGTGATG GTGACTAACGATGAGCTTGTCTACACCTTCAAACTTCTCCACACCCCTCAAGAGGCTTCACTTGGTGTTCCTATTGTTCGGAGCATTAGTGCAGTGGTTGGAATCGAGTGTCACTATTCAAG AAAGCATAATGTGAGCAGCGATTCCTTAGTGCCCAGTTGGGTCCCATATACCTCTATGGAAGCTGCAGAGGAGGTCTTGGTCTTCTCCCTCAAGCTCATGACCG ATGACTGGAGATTCGAGAGGCCTTCTAACCAATACTTCCTGGGTGACATCATAAACCTTGAAGCATCTGTGCTTTCATACAGCCATGTTCCCATCCGTGTGTTTGTGGACCGCTGTGTGGCTACAATAGTCCCTGATGTCACATCAGTCCCCAGATACTCCTTTATTGAGAACAATGG GTGCCTGGTTGATGCCAAGCTCACAGGCTCCAGATCTCACTTCATGCCTCGAACTCAAGGTGACAAGTTGCAGCTTCAGCTAGAGGCTTTCAGGTTCCAGCAACCAGACAGTGGACTG GTTTACATCACCTGCATGGTGAAGGTGGCCGTAGCAACAACGACTCCAAATCCTGAACAGAAGGCttgttccttctctgctaatgg TTGGGTGTCTGCAGATGGTTCCGACCAGGTGTGTGGCTGCTGTGACTCCACATGTAGTACCAGAAGAGGAAGTGACCAGCCCCATAAAG ATCTGTGGTGGGATAAGTCCTCTGTTGGGCCCATCAGTGTTAAGAAATCTGGCCATGGCCAAAACTAA
- the LOC113047196 gene encoding zona pellucida sperm-binding protein 3-like has translation MGFGQVGFGLVFLFVLGFSEAQWSPSERSDWTPGDFMPRAKVQKTDSRMPPIPKKHGPSKPASAPQRFPVQAPAKSDFRRPSQDVFGVQSKEQMLGPVTKLTWQFPSLPEEPQQPVIPFDPRHFVPPNSVAAQCREGSIYVEVKKDFFGIGKLVSSSALTLGGCTATGEDPSAQVLVFESGLHECGSVVMVTNDELVYTFKLLHTPQEASLGVPIVRSISAVVGIECHYSRKHNVSSDSLVPSWVPYTSMEAAEEVFVFSLKLMTDDWRFERPSNQYFLGDIINLEASVLSYSHVPIRVFVDRCVATIVPDVTSVPRYSFIENNGCLVDAKLTGSRSHFMPRTQGDKLQLQLEAFRFQQPDSGLVYITCMVKVAVATTTPNPEQKACSFSANGWVSADGSDQVCGCCDSTCSTRRGSDQPHKDLWWDKSSVGPISVKKSGHGQK, from the exons ATGGGGTTTGGGCAAGTTGGATTTGGATTGGTGTTCCTTTTTGTGCTGGGAttttctgaagcacagtggagtCCCAGCGAGAGAAGTGATTGGACCCCAGGCGACTTTATGCCTAGGGCAAAAGTTCAGAAGACCGACTCTAGGATGCCTCCAATTCCCAAGAAACATGGCCCCAGTAAACCTGCATCTGCCCCACAAAGATTTCCTGTCCAAGCACCAGCCAAGAGTGACTTTAGGAGGCCTTCTCAAGATGTTTTTGGTGTTCAGTCAAAAGAACAGATGCTGGGTCCAGTGACAAAACTGACATGGCAGTTTCCAAGCCTGCCAGAAGAACCACAGCAGCCAGTCATCCCTTTTGATCCGCGTCACTTTGTCCCTCCCAACAGCGTAGCGGCTCAGTGTAGAGAGGGTTCCATATATGTGGAAGTCAAGAAAGACTTCTTTGGGATTGGGAAGCTAGTGAGCTCCTCTGCTCTTACACTGGGAGGCTGTACTGCAACTGGAGAAGACCCTTCTGCTCAAGTGCTTGTCTTTGAGTCTGGATTGCATGAATGTGGCAGTGTAGTGATG GTGACTAACGATGAGCTTGTCTACACCTTCAAACTTCTCCACACCCCTCAAGAGGCTTCACTTGGTGTTCCTATTGTTCGGAGCATTAGTGCAGTGGTTGGAATCGAGTGTCACTATTCAAG AAAGCATAATGTGAGCAGCGATTCCTTAGTGCCCAGTTGGGTCCCATATACCTCTATGGAAGCTGCAGAGGAGGTCTTCGTCTTCTCCCTCAAGCTCATGACCG ATGACTGGAGATTCGAGAGGCCTTCTAACCAATACTTCCTGGGTGACATCATAAACCTTGAAGCATCTGTGCTTTCATACAGCCATGTTCCCATCCGTGTGTTTGTGGACCGCTGTGTGGCTACAATAGTCCCTGATGTCACATCTGTCCCCAGATACTCCTTTATTGAGAACAATGG GTGCCTGGTTGATGCCAAGCTCACAGGCTCCAGATCTCACTTCATGCCTCGAACTCAAGGTGACAAGTTGCAGCTTCAGCTAGAGGCTTTCAGGTTCCAGCAACCAGACAGTGGACTG GTTTACATCACCTGCATGGTGAAGGTGGCCGTAGCAACAACGACTCCAAATCCTGAACAGAAAGCttgttccttctctgctaatgg TTGGGTGTCTGCAGATGGTTCCGACCAGGTGTGTGGCTGCTGTGACTCCACATGTAGTACCAGAAGAGGAAGTGACCAGCCCCATAAAG ATCTGTGGTGGGATAAATCCTCTGTTGGGCCCATCAGTGTTAAGAAATCTGGCCATGGCCAAAAATAA
- the LOC113047199 gene encoding zona pellucida sperm-binding protein 3-like translates to MGFGQVGFGLVFLFVLGFSEAQWSPSERSDWTPGNFMPRAKVQKTDSRMPQIPKKHGPSKPASAPQRFPVQALAKSDFRRPSQDVFGVQSKEQMLGPVTKLTWQFPSLPEEPQQPVIPFDPRHFVPPNSVAAQCREGSIYVEVKKDFFGIGKLVSSSALTLGGCTATGEDPSAQVLVFESGLHGCGSVVMVTNDELVYTFKLLHTPQEASLGVPIVRSISAVVGIECHYSRKHNVSSDSLVPSWVPYTSMEAAEEVFVFSLKLMTDDWRFERPSNQYFLGDIINLEASVLSYSHVPIRVFMDSCVATIVPDVTSVPRYSFIENNGCLVDAKLTGSRSHFMPRTQGDKLQLQLEAFRFQQPDSGLVYITCMVKVAVATTTPNPEQKACSFSANGWVSADGSDQVCGCCDSTCSTRRGSDQPHKDLWWDKSSVGPISVKESGHGQK, encoded by the exons ATGGGGTTTGGGCAAGTTGGATTTGGATTGGTGTTCCTTTTTGTGCTGGGAttttctgaagcacagtggagtCCCAGCGAGAGAAGTGATTGGACCCCAGGTAACTTTATGCCTAGGGCAAAAGTTCAGAAGACCGACTCTAGGATGCCTCAAATTCCCAAGAAACATGGCCCCAGTAAACCTGCATCTGCCCCACAAAGATTTCCTGTCCAAGCACTAGCCAAGAGTGACTTTAGGAGGCCTTCTCAAGATGTTTTTGGTGTTCAGTCAAAAGAACAGATGCTGGGTCCAGTGACAAAACTGACATGGCAGTTTCCAAGCCTGCCAGAAGAACCACAGCAGCCAGTCATCCCTTTTGATCCGCGTCACTTTGTCCCTCCCAACAGCGTAGCGGCTCAGTGTAGAGAGGGTTCCATATATGTGGAAGTCAAGAAGGACTTCTTTGGGATTGGGAAGCTAGTGAGCTCCTCTGCTCTTACACTGGGAGGCTGTACTGCAACTGGAGAAGACCCTTCTGCCCAAGTGCTTGTCTTTGAATCTGGATTGCATGGATGTGGCAGTGTAGTGATG GTGACTAACGATGAGCTTGTCTACACCTTCAAACTTCTCCACACCCCTCAAGAGGCTTCACTTGGTGTTCCTATTGTTCGGAGCATTAGTGCAGTGGTTGGAATCGAGTGTCACTATTCAAG AAAGCATAATGTGAGCAGCGATTCCTTAGTGCCCAGTTGGGTCCCATATACCTCTATGGAAGCTGCAGAGGAGGTCTTCGTCTTCTCCCTCAAGCTCATGACCG ATGACTGGAGATTCGAGAGGCCTTCTAACCAATACTTCCTGGGTGACATCATAAATCTTGAAGCATCTGTGCTTTCATACAGCCATGTTCCCATCCGTGTGTTTATGGACAGCTGTGTGGCTACAATAGTCCCTGATGTCACATCTGTCCCCAGATACTCCTTTATTGAGAATAATGG GTGCCTGGTTGATGCCAAGCTCACAGGCTCCAGATCTCACTTCATGCCTCGAACTCAAGGTGACAAGTTGCAGCTTCAGCTAGAGGCTTTCAGGTTCCAGCAACCAGACAGTGGACTG GTTTACATCACATGCATGGTGAAGGTGGCCGTAGCAACAACGACTCCAAATCCCGAACAGAAAGCttgttccttctctgctaatgg TTGGGTGTCTGCAGATGGTTCCGACCAGGTGTGTGGCTGCTGTGACTCCACGTGTAGTACCAGAAGAGGAAGTGACCAGCCCCATAAAG ATCTGTGGTGGGATAAGTCCTCTGTTGGGCCCATCAGTGTTAAGGAATCTGGCCATGGCCAAAAATAA